In Macadamia integrifolia cultivar HAES 741 chromosome 5, SCU_Mint_v3, whole genome shotgun sequence, a single window of DNA contains:
- the LOC122077859 gene encoding replication protein A 70 kDa DNA-binding subunit B-like, which yields MLTLWDNYAINEGSKLMDIIGENPVIAFLSIKQIDYQGGSLGTTAFTTIDINPMITEADELKKWFTSKNGSKKILLKASNEDKYKKIERIEIEDLMDKEYKTILNQYYYFEGNIVNLENEKLWYNACKTCKKKVQLKGDHATCDKCQNDDTEYTQK from the exons ATGCTCACGTTATGGGACAATTATGCAATAAATGAAGGAAGCAAATTGATGGATATTATAGGAGAAAATCCTGTGATTGCTTTTTTATCAATTAAACAGATAGACTACCaag GTGGCTCACTTGGTACAACAGCATTTACAACAATTGATATAAATCCAATGATCACAGAAGCggatgaattaaaaaaatg GTTCACATCAAAAAATGGATCGAAGAAAATACTTCTCAAAGCTTCTAACGAAGATAAATACAAGAAAATTGAACGGATTGAAATTGAAGATTTAATGGACAAAGAATATAAAACAATcttg AatcaatattattattttgaaggAAATATTGTAAATCTGGAGAATGAAAAGCTATGGTACAATGCATGcaaaacatgcaaaaaaaagGTACAATTAAAGGGAGATCATGCAACATGTGACAAATGTCAAAATGATGATACAGAATATACACAGAAGTAA